DNA from Mycobacterium sp. SMC-8:
GACGTGCGTATGCAAAACGGTACCTGCCTGACGGCGCGCCCGGACAGCCCACATTGTCAATTTCGCCGGTGATCGACAGGATGGTGGGCATGACCTACAACGCCGGCGGATACGGTCCCCCCGGACCACCGGCCCCCGGCGCGGCAGGCCCCGGTTATCCCCCACCTGGATACCAGGGGTATCCGCCGCCACCCCACTGGCAATCCCCTGGCTACCCGTCCGGCTACGCACCGGGTTACCCCGGCCCGCACTACGGCGCCCCCGGGTATCCCCCGCCGTACGGGCCGCCGGTTCTCAAACCCGGCGTGGTCCCGCTGCGCCCGTTGACGCTGTCGGACATCTTCAACGGCGCGGTGGCCTATATCCGGGCCAACCCCAAAGCCACGTTGGGTCTGACGACGATCGTGGTGGTCGCCTCCCAGGTGATCGCGCTGCTGCTGTCGCTGTGGCCGTTCGCGCTGACCGGGCAGTTCGCTGAGTCCCTCGACGGTGACGAGGCCTCCACCGAGGTGCTGGTCAGCTGGATGGCCTCCAGCCTGGCCGCCGCGATCACCACCGCCCTGTCGACGACGCTGCTCAGCGGGCTGCTCACGGTGGTGATCGGCCGTTCGGTGTTCGGCTCCGGTATCACGATCGGCGAGGCGTGGCGTCGACTGCGGCCCAGGCTGTGGACGCTGATCGGGTTCACCGTGCTCAAGACCCTCGCGCTGATCGTGTGGTTCGGTGTGGTGTTGCTGGTGGTCGTGCTGGCGGTGGCCGTGGTGGACGGACCGGCCGCGTTCCTGATCGCCGCTCCGCTGGTGCTCGCAGCCGTTCTCGCCGCGGTCTGGGCGTCGGTGATGCTCACATTCGCGCCGGCGGCCATCGTGCTGGAACGCCGCGACATACTGACCGCCGTCAAACGGTCCTTCGCGTTGATCAAGGGTGACTTCTGGCGCGTGTTCGGCATCTGGCTGCTCGCCGCGATCGTGGCTCAGTTCATCGCCGCAGCGGTGTCGATCCCGTTCAGCATCGGCGGACAGGTGGTGTTGACCGCGTCCGCCACCACCACCGCGGCGATGATCGCGATGGTGCTGTTCTCGGTCGGCGGCGCCGTCGGGCAGATCATCACCGGGCCGTTCAGCGCCGGTGTGACGGTGCTGCAGTACACCGACCGCAGAATCCGCGCCGAGGCGTTCGACCTGGTGCTGCAGACCGGCGCCGCGGCGGGGCCGCAGGCCGCGGCCGACTCCACCGACCATCTCTGGCTGACCGGCGGCCCACGCTGACGTGTCGACCATAGACATCGACCGCGACGCGGCGCGTGAGGCGGCACAGAACGAGCTCGCCAAGAACATCTATCCCAAACCCTCGGCGACGGACATGCTGCTCGACTGGATCGAGGAGTTGTTGTACCGGTTGACCGCGTCGGCGTCGCAGTTCCCCGGCGGCTGGTACACCGTGACCGTGCTGGCGGCGCTGCTCATCGTCGCGGTGGTGGTCGCGGTTCGCATCGCTCGCCGGGCCATGCGCAGCGACCGCAGCGCCGCGCCGCCGCTGTTCGGGGATCGGGTGCTCAGCGCTGCCGAGCACCGCGCCACCGCCGAACGGTATGCGGCCGAGGGTGATTGGGGGCCCGCCATCAGGCATCGGGTCCGCGCGCTGGCCCGCCGGCTGGAGGAGGACGGCGTCCTGGATCCGGTGCCGGGCCGCACCGCCACCGAACTCGCCGGCGCCGCCGGCCGCGCGCTGCCCGCGTTGGCCGGTGAACTCTTCACCGCCGCAGAGATTTTCAACGACGTCACCTACGGTGAGCGACCCAGCAGCGAGCCGCAATACCGGACCATCGCGGCGCTCGACGACCGGCTGGGCAGCCGGATGCCGAGTGCGGTTGCCGCCCAGAGCGAATTGACCCACCAGCCGTGGGCCGAGGTGCGATGAGCACCGCAGTCGGGTCCACCTTCACCCAGCGGTGGTCGGTGCTGCGCTGGGTGCTGCTGGGGCTGGCCGCGATCGTCGGCGTCGCCGCGCTGACGACCTGGCTGACCGCGCCGCGCCCCGGTGGGCACCTCGACCCGGCGTCCACCTCCGCCGACGGTGTGCACGCGCTGATCACCCTGCTGCGTGAGCGCGGCATCACCGTCGTGGAGGCCGCCTCGGTCGCCGACGTCGAACGCGAGGCACGCGCCGACACCCTGGTGGTCGCCGCGCAGACCTACCACCTGTTCGACGACGAACAGCTGCGCCGTCTCTCCGAGGTGCCGGGCGACCGGCTGCTCATCGCGCCTCTCGGCAAGACCCGCGAGGCACTGGCTCCCGAGTTGGGCAAGGCCGAAAGCACGGAGTTCGGCGGTCGCTCTCCGGATTGCGACCTGCGCGAGGCCACCCGCGCCGGCGCCGTGCAATTCGGCATCGCCGAGACGTTCGAGGCCGAGGGCTCGCTGCCGGTGACCCGCTGCTACGACGGCGTGTTGGCCCGCTACAGCAAGGAGGGCCGCACCGTCACGGCGGTCGGCAGCGACCAGTTCGTGATGAACGGCGGACTGGCCGAAGAGGGCAACGCGGCGCTGGCCATGAACTTGACCGGATCCCACCCGCGGATGATCTGGTACGCGCCGCAAAGCAGTGAGGGCGACGACTCCGACGGCGCTGCCTCGCTCACCGATCTCATTCCGCCACAGGTCGATTGGCTGGTGCTTCAGCTGATCGTGGCGGTCGCGCTGCTGGCCTGGTGGAAGGGGCGCCGTGTCGGACCGCTGGTCGCCGAGCAGTTGCCGGTGGTGGTGCGGGCCTCCGAGACCGTCGAGGGCCGCGGCCGGCTGTACCGGTCCCGCCGCACCCGCGACGTCGCCGCCGAGTCGCTGCGCACGGCGGCGCGCCAGCGCATGCTGCCCCGACTCGGCCTCACCGCGGCGGCGGCACCGCACGACCTCAGCCTGGCCGTCGCCGCCCGGTGCGGGCTGGATTCGGCATCGGTCGCCCATATTCTGTACGGGCCGGCGCCGGCCACCGACGCCGAACTGGTCAACCTCGTTCGCGCACTCGACGACATCGAAAGGCAGGTCGCACAGTCGTGACACAGCCCACCCAGCACGAGGGTGCCCGCAATGCGCTGATGGCTCTGCGCAGCGAGATCGGCAAGGTGGTGGTCGGGCAGGACGCCGTCGTCAGTGGCCTGGTGATCGCGCTGCTGTGCCGGGGGCACGTGCTGCTCGAGGGTGTTCCCGGTGTCGCCAAGACACTGCTGGTGCGCACGCTGGCCGCGGCGCTGCAGCTGGACTTCAAGCGGGTGCAGTTCACCCCCGACCTGATGCCGGGCGACGTGACGGGATCGCTGGTGTACGACGCACGCACCGCCGAGTTCGAGTTCCGGGCCGGGCCCGTGTTCACGAATCTGATGCTGGCCGACGAGATCAACCGCACCCCGCCCAAGACGCAGGCCGCGCTGCTGGAGGCGATGGAGGAACGTCAGGTCAGCGTGGACGGGAAGCCACGGGCCCTGCCCGACCCGTTCATCGTCGCCGCCACCCAGAACCCGATCGAGTACGAGGGCACCTACCAGCTGCCGGAGGCGCAGCTGGACCGTTTCCTGCTGAAGCTGAATGTGCCACTGCCGCCGCGGGATCAGGAGATCGCGATCCTGAACCGGCACGCCCACGGATTCGACCCCCGCGATCTGTCGTTCGTGAGGCCGGTCGCCGGACCCGCCGAACTGGCCGCGGGCCGCGACGCGGTCCGTCAGGTGCTCGTCGCCGACGAGGTGCTCGGATACATCGTCGACATCGTCGGCGCCACAAGGAATTCCCCGTCGCTGCAGTTGGGCGTGTCTCCGCGTGGCGCGACGGCGCTGCTGTCCACCGCGAGGTCGTGGGCGTGGCTGTCGGGCCGCGGCTATGTCACCCCCGACGATGTCAAGGCGATGGCCCGGCCCACCCTGCGGCACCGGGTGGCGCTGCGGCCCGAAGCCGAGCTCGAAGGCGCCACCGCCGACGGGGTGATCGAGGGCATCCTGTCCGCGGTGCCTGTGCCGAGATAGCCGGCGTTTCGTGGTTCTCACCGGTCGCGTCGGGCTGATCGCGCTGTTGTGCGCGCTCCCGGTTGTGCTGTCGCCCTACCCCGCAGCGACTTTCGCGGTTCTGGCGGCGCTGCTCGCGGCCGCGGTGGTGCTCGACGCGGTGCTCGCGGGCAGTCCCCGCGCACTCGAACTGAGCCGCGGGGGTCCGACGTCGGCGCGGCTCGGTCAGCCGGTGACCGCGGAGTTGACGGTGCGCAACACCGGCCGCGCGCGGTTCCGCGGCGTGATCCGCGACGCGTGGGCTCCCAGCGCGCGGGCCGAACCGCGAGTGCAGCCGGTGAACATCGCTGCCGGGCAACGGGTCACGCTGCGATCGGAGTTACGGCCGGTCCGTCGCGGGGACCAGGTGTCGGCGCTGGTGACCGCCCGGTCGATCGGCCCGCTCGGGCTGGCCGGCCGCCAAGGTTCGCATCGGGTGCCGTGGCGGATCCGCATCCTGCCTCCGTTCCTGTCCCGCAAGCATCTGCCCTCGCGGCTGGCCCGGCTGCGGGAGCTGGAGGGCATGACGCCGGCGCTGATCCGCGGCCAGGGCACCGAATTCGACTCGCTGCGGGAGTACGTGGTCGGCGACGACGTGCGCTCGATCGACTGGCGGGCCACCGCCCGGCGCGCCGACGTCGTGGTGCGCACCTGGCGGCCCGAACGCGACCGGCGGGTGCTGATCGTGCTCGACACCGGACGCACGTCGGCGGGCCGGGTGGGGGTGGACCCCACCGGATCAGACCCCGCCACGGGCTGGCCCCGCCTGGATTGGTCCATGGACGCCGCGCTGTTGCTGGCCGCGCTGGCCGCGCGTGCGGGCGATCACGTCGACTTCCTGGCGCATGACCGCGAGACCCGCGCGGCCGTGGTCAATGCGTCCCGCACCGACCTGCTGGCCCAGCTGGTGGCCGCGATGGCGCCGCTGGAACCCGCGCTCGTGGAATCCGACGCGCGCGCGATGGTCTCTGCGGTGCAGCGCCGGGTGCGGCGCCAGGCGCTGGTGGTGCTGCTGACCGACCTCAACGCGTCAGCGATCGACGAGGGCCTGCTGAGCGTGCTCCCGCAACTGACCGCCAGGCACCGCGTGATCGTCGCCGCGGTGGCCGACCCGCGGGTGGACAGGCTCGCCGCGGGCCGGGCCGACGCGGTCGAGGTGTACGACGCCGCCGCTGCCGAACGGTCCCGCAACGACCGCCGCGCGGTGGCCTCCCGGCTGCGCGGGATGGGCGTGGAGGTGGTCGACGCGCCGCCGGAGGACCTCGCGCCGGAGCTGGCCGACCACTACCTGGCGATGAAGGCCGCCGGCCGCCTGTAGCCCCCTGCCCGGTTCTCACCGCGAGCAGACACAAACTCGCACGGATTCGACCCTTTCAGTGCGAGTTTGTGTCTGCTCGACGGAATATCCCCGTCCACAATCCGAGTTTCATCCACAGCGACGCAGGTGAGTCGCCTGCCCGGTGGCTGCACGGTATGAGGATTCGGGGGTGCAGGATGCCGTTCGACAACTCTTCCTGACCGGTGGCGGGTATGCGACGACGGCGGCGCTGCTGCAGGTGCTCACCCGGCAGCAGCTCGACGTACAGGTGCGGCGCGGCACCTTGATCCGCGTATGGCACGGGGTCTACGCACCTGCCGAGCCTGATCGCTTCGGCAGGCTGGTGTCCCTGGACAAATACCTCGGCCTGCCCGCGGTCGCCTGTATGGGCACTGCAGCCGCACTGTACGGATTCGACACCGAGGGCACTGCCGCGGTGCACATCCTCGACCCCGGCCGCCGGATTCGTCCCGCCCCGGGTCTAGTGGTGCACCAGCGCCTCGGTGCGCCACTGCAGCGTGTGAATGGCCGGTTGGCGACATCACCCGCATGGACCGCAGTCGAGATCGCGCGCACCTTGCGGCGGCCTCGCGCGCTCGCGACGCTCGACGCGGCCCTGCACGCCGGGTCGTGCACGCCGACCGATCTCGGTGAGGCGATCGCGGAGCAGCGCGGTCGGCGGGGCATCGTGGCCGTACGTGAACTTCTCCCCCTCGCCGACGACCGCGCCGAATCTCCGATGGAGAGCGAGGCAAGACTGGCAATGCACGAGCACGACGTGCCCCGCCCCGAACTTCAGTATCTGATTCACGGCCGGTGGGAAAGCTGGCGCGTGGACTTCGCCTGGCCCGATTACCAGGTTGCGGCCGAGTACGAGAGCGTCGACTGGCACGCCGGCCGTGACGCGATGCTGAGGGACAAGGCGCGATTCGCGGGCATCCAGCACGCGCGTTGGACGGTCATTCCCATCACCGTCACCGACGTTCGCTTCCATCCGGAGCGGATGGCTGAACGGATTCGGGAGCACCTATGGCGAGCTGCCGCGGCCAGCTGAGACCGCGACTGTGGACCGCGAGCAGGCGCAAACTCGCACGGTTGACCCCAGATTCGTGCGAGTTTCTGTCTGCTCGCCGAAACCCGGAACGCTCAGCTGGTCGGCACCACGTCCGGCACATCCTCGATATCGCCGGTCTCGCCGGCCAGCGCGGCCTTGCGGCCGAAGTGGAACACATAGCCGAAGAAGCCCACCACCGCGGCCACCCCGATCGCGACCCGCTCGAACGTCGGCAGCGACGACGGCGTCACGAATCCCTCGATCGCGCCGGCGAGCATCAGCACCACCGCCAGGCCGATCGCGACGGCGACCACGGCGCGGCCTTGTTCGGCCAGCACCTGCCCGCGGGGACGGTCCCCCGGCGAGATCACCGACCAGCCCAGCCGCATACCGACCCCGGCCGCGACGAACACCGCGGTCAGCTCGATGAGTCCGTGCGGGGTGATCAGGCCGAGGAAGACGTCACCCTTGCCTGCCTGAAACATCAGTCCGGCGTTGACCCCGAGGTTCGCCGAGTTCTGGAACAGGATGTACGGAATCGGGATTCCCAGCAGCACCGACATGCCGATGCACTGGGCGGTCACCCACGCGTTGTTCACCCACACCTGCAGCGCGAACGACCCGGCCGGGTGCTCGCTGTAATAGTTCGCGAACTCGTGGTTGACCAGCTGCTCGATCTCGCCGGGCGTGCCGATCGAGGCCTGCACCTCCGGCGAGTGCGCCACCCACACCGCGATCACGGCCGCGACCGCGTAGAACACCACCCCCGAGGCCACCCACCACCGCCACGACCGGTAGACGACGACGGGGAAGGACACCGTCCAGAACCGGACGAACTCGCGCCACAGCGGCGCGTGAGCGCCGGTGACCACCGCCCGCGCCCGGGCGACTAGGCCGGAGAGTTTGCCGATCAGCACCGCATCCGAGGACGCCGAGCGCACGATCGACAGGTGGGTCGACACCCGCTGGTACAGGTCGACCAGCTCGTCGACCTCTGCACCGGTGAGTGTGCGGCGCTTTTTCACCAGATGTTCGAGGCGCTCCCACGTCGGCCGGTTCGCCAGGACAAACGCATCGACATCCACTCCAGGGATTTTAGTAGCGTGGCTGATTATGGTTGGCCAGCAACAGCCCGTGGTGACCGGTGACGCCGTCGTCCTCGACGTGCAGATCGCCCAGCTGCCGGTCCGCGCGCTGTCGGCGCTGATCGACGTCGTCGTCGTCTTCGTCGTGTACGTGCTCGGTGTGATCCTGTGGGCGGTGACGCTGTCGCAGTTCGATTCGGCGTTCTCGGGTGCGGTGCTGATCATCTTCACCGTGCTGGCGCTGGTCGGTTATCCGACGATCTTCGAGACCGCCACCCGCGGCAAGACGCTGGGCAAGATGGCGCTGGGGCTGCGCGTGGTGTCCGAGGACGGCAGTCCGGAGCGCTTCCGTCAGGCGCTGTTCCGTGCGCTGGCCGGGTCGATCGAACTGTGGATGCTCACCGGCGGCCCCGCCGTGCTGTGCAGCATGCTGTCGCCCAAAGGCAAGCGCATCGGCGACATCTTCGCCGGCACCGTGGTCATCAGCGAGCGTGCGCCCCGCCAGGCCCCGCCACCGGCGATGCCGCCGCAGCTGGCCTGGTGGGCCACCACGCTGCAGCTGTCGGGCCTGAACCCGGCACAGACCGAGATGGCACGCCAGTTCCTTTCTCGCGCAGCACAGTTGGATCCACAGGTGCGCGACCAGATGGCCTACCGGATCGCCACTGATGTCGCCGCACAGATCTCGCCGCCGCCACCACCGGGCACCCCGCCGGCGATGGTACTGGCCGCCGTCCTTGCCGAGCGGCACCGCCGCGAACTGGGTCGCATGCAGCAGGCGCCGGCACCGACGCCCCCCTGGACCGCCCCGCCCCCGCCGAGTGCACCGGCACCGCAGCCCCCTGCGGGCAACGGGTTCGCACCGCCGTCGTAGACGGCAATCGAGCAGAAGCCGTCGTAGACGGCAATCGAGCAGAAGCCGTCGTAGACGGCAATCGAGCAGAAGCCGTCGTGAGGGCTACCCGGCGATCCAGTTCCCGTGGAAGCCATACGGAACTCGCTGCGGGAGTTTGATCCTCGCCACCGGTGCGCCGGAGAAGTCCGAGGCGTCGATGATCACCAGATCGCTGCCGTCGCGTGCAGGGTCGTACACGTAACCCAGATACCAGCCGCTGCTCTCGTCTGCAGGCCCGGACGTCGACGGCACGAAGACCGCTTCTCCCGGTCCACCCGGCGAAGTCTCGGTGCCGAACCGGTGCTCGACGGCCGAGCCGGTGACCAGATCGTGGCGGATCAGGCTGGCCTCGCCGACCGAGACCGCATACCGGGCCGGCAGCGTGGCCAGCCGGTCGTCGATCCGCGGGAACTCGACCACCCGGTCGTCGAGCTGGCTTTCGTGCACCGCCCCGGTCGTCAGGTCGATCGTCCAGGTCCACATCACCCCGTCGGCGTCGAATCCACCGTTGCCACGCCATAATTCGGGATAGCGAACGCCCTGCACCACAAGCGTCCGGCCGTCATCGTGTGCGTTGGCGACGTGGAAGACGTAGCAGGGGTCGATGTCGAACCAGCGCACCTCGCCGAACGGGTCGTCGCGGCGCAGCACCCCGAACCGGGCGCCGTAGGTGTCGTCCCAGCGGTAGGGCATGTCCCGGCCGCCACCGACCGCGATGTCGATGTTGAACACGATCGGCAGGTCCATGAACACCACGTAGTTCGCCGTCAGCGCGAAGTCGTGCATCATCGTCAACGCGGGCACGTCGAGCGGACGGTCGATCACCAACTCGCCGTTGGCATCTGCGCGGTGGTAGGTGACGTGGGGGGTGAAGATGTTGCCGTAGCCGAAGAAGTGAAGTTCACCGGTGGTCGGGCAGATCTTCGGATGCGCGGTCATCGAGTCCGCCAGCCTGCCGCCGAAGTCAAAGGCCCCTACAGTCTCCAGGTCGTCGGTGATCTCATACGGCAGAGATGATTCGACCAGTGCCAGGGTCCTGCCGGCGTGATTGACCACGTGGGTGTTGGCGACGCTGGCGCGCAGGTTGCGGGTGCCGTCGGAGTTGTACAGCGGGAACGGGTCGATGAAGCTGTCCGTGCGCACCCAGCGGTTGCGGTACCAGGCGGCGCGGCCGTTCTCGATGCGGACGCCGTGGATCATGCCGTCGCCGGTGAACCAGTGCCCGGTCGCCTGCCGTGGGTTGGGGCCGTTGCGCAGGTACCAGCCTTCCAGCTCGGCGGGAATCGCGCCCTCCACCGGCAGGTCGAACGCGGTCAGCTCGTCGGGAATCGGCGCGTAGTTGCCGACCTTGAAGATCTCGTCGGCGTCGACCGGAGTGGGCTTCGAGGTGGTCTCGGTCATGGGGCGCAACCTCCTGTCACGGTCACTCCACACTGACACCCCACTAATGACCTGTCAATAGTGGAATGTGTTTGTGTCGCGAACCCGCCGTATGCGGAGGAGGATCACAGGATGCCCGATCGCCGACACTCCGCGGCGCTGTTCAAGGCGGTCGTGGGCCGCGCCGGCACGCCGGCGCCGAACATCGTCGACGAACTGCGCCGGGTGATCCTCGACGGCGCGGTGCCGCCCGGCACCCCGATCCCGGTGGGCGAGGTCGCCGACCTGTTCGGAGTCAGCCACATCCCGGTCCGGGAAAGCCTCAAAACCCTGACCGGGGAAGGACTGGTGCAGCACCGGCCGAACGCCGGCTACGCCGTCGCGCAGCTGACGGTCAGCGAACTCGCCGAGATGTACCTCGTGCGCGAGACCCTCGAGTCGGCCGCGATGGCCGCCGCCGTGCACAGGGCCACCGCCGCCGACCGCGCCCACCTGACCGAGACACACGAAAACATGGCACAGGCACTGAAGTTCGACGACGCCCAGGCCTACCACCGCTACAGCAGGCAGTTCCACATGGCGCTCAGTCGTCCGTCCTGCATGCTGCGGCTGGTGCGCATGCTCGAAAACGCCTGGAACATCACCGAACCCGTGCAGCTGATGGTGCACGTCGGCCGCGACCAGCGCACGATGCTGCACGAGGACCACCGCGTGATGCTCGACGCGTTCCTGGACCGGGATCCCGACGCGCTGCTGGCCGCCGCGGCGACGCACAACAAGCGCCTCAACGGGGTGGTGGCCTCGCTGCCCGCCGACACCGGACTGGTGATCGACGGCGCCTGAGCGGCGAGCCGGCGAAATATATTCTCGGCGCAACGGTGGAGAAACACACCGAAACTAGCTTCCGTGCATCGACGTTCTTCGCCTTCGAGCAGGGAGCTGATCCCATGACAGACATCCGAGACCTGCCTCCGGGCGCCCGAGTCGACGCCGACGACATGGTCGAAGCCTCCGGGCATCCCG
Protein-coding regions in this window:
- a CDS encoding GntR family transcriptional regulator, which codes for MPDRRHSAALFKAVVGRAGTPAPNIVDELRRVILDGAVPPGTPIPVGEVADLFGVSHIPVRESLKTLTGEGLVQHRPNAGYAVAQLTVSELAEMYLVRETLESAAMAAAVHRATAADRAHLTETHENMAQALKFDDAQAYHRYSRQFHMALSRPSCMLRLVRMLENAWNITEPVQLMVHVGRDQRTMLHEDHRVMLDAFLDRDPDALLAAAATHNKRLNGVVASLPADTGLVIDGA
- a CDS encoding MoxR family ATPase produces the protein MALRSEIGKVVVGQDAVVSGLVIALLCRGHVLLEGVPGVAKTLLVRTLAAALQLDFKRVQFTPDLMPGDVTGSLVYDARTAEFEFRAGPVFTNLMLADEINRTPPKTQAALLEAMEERQVSVDGKPRALPDPFIVAATQNPIEYEGTYQLPEAQLDRFLLKLNVPLPPRDQEIAILNRHAHGFDPRDLSFVRPVAGPAELAAGRDAVRQVLVADEVLGYIVDIVGATRNSPSLQLGVSPRGATALLSTARSWAWLSGRGYVTPDDVKAMARPTLRHRVALRPEAELEGATADGVIEGILSAVPVPR
- a CDS encoding DUF4129 domain-containing protein, translating into MSTIDIDRDAAREAAQNELAKNIYPKPSATDMLLDWIEELLYRLTASASQFPGGWYTVTVLAALLIVAVVVAVRIARRAMRSDRSAAPPLFGDRVLSAAEHRATAERYAAEGDWGPAIRHRVRALARRLEEDGVLDPVPGRTATELAGAAGRALPALAGELFTAAEIFNDVTYGERPSSEPQYRTIAALDDRLGSRMPSAVAAQSELTHQPWAEVR
- a CDS encoding carotenoid oxygenase family protein: MTETTSKPTPVDADEIFKVGNYAPIPDELTAFDLPVEGAIPAELEGWYLRNGPNPRQATGHWFTGDGMIHGVRIENGRAAWYRNRWVRTDSFIDPFPLYNSDGTRNLRASVANTHVVNHAGRTLALVESSLPYEITDDLETVGAFDFGGRLADSMTAHPKICPTTGELHFFGYGNIFTPHVTYHRADANGELVIDRPLDVPALTMMHDFALTANYVVFMDLPIVFNIDIAVGGGRDMPYRWDDTYGARFGVLRRDDPFGEVRWFDIDPCYVFHVANAHDDGRTLVVQGVRYPELWRGNGGFDADGVMWTWTIDLTTGAVHESQLDDRVVEFPRIDDRLATLPARYAVSVGEASLIRHDLVTGSAVEHRFGTETSPGGPGEAVFVPSTSGPADESSGWYLGYVYDPARDGSDLVIIDASDFSGAPVARIKLPQRVPYGFHGNWIAG
- a CDS encoding RDD family protein codes for the protein MVGQQQPVVTGDAVVLDVQIAQLPVRALSALIDVVVVFVVYVLGVILWAVTLSQFDSAFSGAVLIIFTVLALVGYPTIFETATRGKTLGKMALGLRVVSEDGSPERFRQALFRALAGSIELWMLTGGPAVLCSMLSPKGKRIGDIFAGTVVISERAPRQAPPPAMPPQLAWWATTLQLSGLNPAQTEMARQFLSRAAQLDPQVRDQMAYRIATDVAAQISPPPPPGTPPAMVLAAVLAERHRRELGRMQQAPAPTPPWTAPPPPSAPAPQPPAGNGFAPPS
- a CDS encoding DUF4350 domain-containing protein; translation: MSTAVGSTFTQRWSVLRWVLLGLAAIVGVAALTTWLTAPRPGGHLDPASTSADGVHALITLLRERGITVVEAASVADVEREARADTLVVAAQTYHLFDDEQLRRLSEVPGDRLLIAPLGKTREALAPELGKAESTEFGGRSPDCDLREATRAGAVQFGIAETFEAEGSLPVTRCYDGVLARYSKEGRTVTAVGSDQFVMNGGLAEEGNAALAMNLTGSHPRMIWYAPQSSEGDDSDGAASLTDLIPPQVDWLVLQLIVAVALLAWWKGRRVGPLVAEQLPVVVRASETVEGRGRLYRSRRTRDVAAESLRTAARQRMLPRLGLTAAAAPHDLSLAVAARCGLDSASVAHILYGPAPATDAELVNLVRALDDIERQVAQS
- a CDS encoding stage II sporulation protein M — its product is MDVDAFVLANRPTWERLEHLVKKRRTLTGAEVDELVDLYQRVSTHLSIVRSASSDAVLIGKLSGLVARARAVVTGAHAPLWREFVRFWTVSFPVVVYRSWRWWVASGVVFYAVAAVIAVWVAHSPEVQASIGTPGEIEQLVNHEFANYYSEHPAGSFALQVWVNNAWVTAQCIGMSVLLGIPIPYILFQNSANLGVNAGLMFQAGKGDVFLGLITPHGLIELTAVFVAAGVGMRLGWSVISPGDRPRGQVLAEQGRAVVAVAIGLAVVLMLAGAIEGFVTPSSLPTFERVAIGVAAVVGFFGYVFHFGRKAALAGETGDIEDVPDVVPTS
- a CDS encoding DUF58 domain-containing protein → MVLTGRVGLIALLCALPVVLSPYPAATFAVLAALLAAAVVLDAVLAGSPRALELSRGGPTSARLGQPVTAELTVRNTGRARFRGVIRDAWAPSARAEPRVQPVNIAAGQRVTLRSELRPVRRGDQVSALVTARSIGPLGLAGRQGSHRVPWRIRILPPFLSRKHLPSRLARLRELEGMTPALIRGQGTEFDSLREYVVGDDVRSIDWRATARRADVVVRTWRPERDRRVLIVLDTGRTSAGRVGVDPTGSDPATGWPRLDWSMDAALLLAALAARAGDHVDFLAHDRETRAAVVNASRTDLLAQLVAAMAPLEPALVESDARAMVSAVQRRVRRQALVVLLTDLNASAIDEGLLSVLPQLTARHRVIVAAVADPRVDRLAAGRADAVEVYDAAAAERSRNDRRAVASRLRGMGVEVVDAPPEDLAPELADHYLAMKAAGRL